The following coding sequences lie in one Allochromatium vinosum DSM 180 genomic window:
- a CDS encoding NAD(P)H-dependent glycerol-3-phosphate dehydrogenase produces the protein MRTPARIALLGPGSWGTALGLQLCRNGHEVRLWGHETAQIEAIRRDGENRHFLPGHPLPAGMHPTDSLDAALDEATDCLVVVPSQAFRLVARQLAERLPADFGVAWATKGLDVASGQLLHTVALEELGERPLAVVSGPSFAGEVARELPTAVTVASNQPEFATRFATLLHGSTFRAYTSPDMVGVEICGAAKNVLAIATGIADGLGFGANTRAALITRGLAELIRVGTALGGRPETFTGLAGLGDLVLTCTDDQSRNRRMGLALARGRTVDEAKAEIGQEVEGVITALAVHRLAARLGIEMPISEQVYRVLHEGVSPAEATRALLEREPKPEFG, from the coding sequence ATGCGCACGCCGGCCCGGATCGCTCTGCTCGGCCCCGGTTCCTGGGGCACGGCCCTGGGGCTGCAACTGTGCCGCAACGGTCACGAGGTGCGGCTGTGGGGGCATGAGACGGCTCAGATCGAGGCGATCCGCCGCGATGGCGAGAATCGTCACTTCCTGCCCGGTCATCCGCTCCCGGCCGGGATGCACCCGACGGATTCGCTCGACGCAGCGCTCGACGAGGCCACCGACTGTCTGGTGGTCGTGCCGAGCCAGGCCTTCCGGCTGGTCGCGCGCCAGTTGGCCGAGCGTCTGCCCGCTGATTTTGGCGTCGCCTGGGCGACCAAGGGCCTGGACGTGGCCAGCGGTCAACTGCTGCACACGGTCGCTCTGGAAGAACTCGGTGAGCGGCCGCTGGCCGTGGTCTCGGGTCCGAGCTTCGCCGGCGAGGTCGCGCGCGAACTGCCGACAGCGGTGACGGTCGCCTCCAACCAGCCGGAGTTCGCGACCCGCTTCGCGACCCTGCTGCATGGTTCGACCTTTCGCGCCTATACCAGCCCGGACATGGTCGGGGTGGAGATCTGCGGCGCGGCCAAGAACGTGCTGGCCATCGCCACCGGCATCGCCGATGGTCTGGGGTTCGGGGCCAATACGCGCGCGGCGCTCATCACCCGTGGACTGGCCGAACTGATCCGGGTCGGGACCGCGCTCGGCGGTCGACCCGAGACCTTCACCGGACTGGCCGGGCTCGGGGATCTGGTGCTCACCTGCACCGACGATCAGTCGCGCAACCGGCGCATGGGGCTGGCGCTGGCGCGCGGCCGGACCGTCGACGAAGCCAAGGCCGAGATCGGACAGGAGGTCGAGGGTGTCATCACGGCCCTGGCCGTCCATCGTCTCGCCGCGCGGCTCGGGATCGAGATGCCGATCAGCGAGCAGGTCTATCGCGTGCTCCACGAAGGCGTCTCGCCGGCCGAGGCCACGCGCGCCCTCCTGGAGCGCGAGCCCAAGCCGGAGTTCGGCTAG
- a CDS encoding ArsR/SmtB family transcription factor, producing the protein MDLFADDADIERASRSLKAMSHPLRLKILCTLGDQEISVQEIVEHVGTSQSNISQHLAILRDKGILASRKDANRVYYRVSDNRTLQLIGMMREVFCHHTR; encoded by the coding sequence ATGGATCTGTTTGCCGACGACGCCGACATCGAGCGCGCCTCGCGTTCGCTCAAGGCGATGTCGCATCCTTTGCGTCTGAAGATCCTCTGCACGCTCGGCGACCAGGAGATCAGCGTCCAGGAGATCGTCGAACACGTCGGCACCTCGCAGAGCAACATCTCGCAGCATCTGGCGATCCTGCGCGACAAGGGTATCCTCGCCTCGCGCAAGGACGCCAATCGTGTCTACTATCGCGTCAGCGACAATCGCACCCTGCAACTGATCGGGATGATGCGCGAGGTCTTCTGTCATCACACCCGCTAG
- a CDS encoding murein hydrolase activator EnvC family protein — MNAILTAGLAALLATGALALAQPNDYPALDERQRDLGQIERQMQNIGRELSDRHADRRALIEELEARERNVAELSLANRELERLVAEHNRVAGELRARQVEERAALGVELDLLSDLLRTAYVMGRADRLRLLLNQQDPTRASRVMSYFAYFNRERMKRIQSVQERAERLDRLARDAEDEARRLAELARSQEATRLRLEQAKMRRAQVLRDLEATITSRAETLETLKRDADSLKLLVEHLRQHAQIRAELDIQRDPFGTLKGRLDWPLLENRVIASFGTRKESSEIDWDGVLLAAHEGEEVRAVKDGRVIHADWLRGFGLLIVIDHGDGYMTLYGHNEALLREVGEWVATGDPIALSGKSGGRQEPVLYFAIRHNGRPQDPAAWCAGHGRYDQRSSHNWPVRSMPAESVEST, encoded by the coding sequence TTGAACGCCATCCTGACGGCAGGGCTGGCCGCTCTCCTGGCGACCGGCGCTCTGGCGCTCGCTCAACCGAACGACTACCCGGCCTTGGACGAGCGACAACGCGATCTCGGCCAGATCGAGCGCCAGATGCAGAACATCGGGCGCGAATTGAGCGACCGTCATGCCGATCGGCGTGCCCTGATCGAGGAGCTGGAGGCACGCGAGCGCAACGTCGCCGAACTGTCGCTGGCCAATCGCGAACTGGAGCGTCTGGTCGCCGAACACAATCGCGTCGCCGGCGAGTTGCGCGCGCGTCAGGTCGAAGAGCGCGCCGCGCTCGGCGTCGAACTCGACCTGCTCTCTGATCTGTTGCGCACGGCCTATGTCATGGGGCGCGCCGATCGTCTGCGTCTGTTGCTCAACCAGCAGGATCCGACCCGCGCCAGCCGCGTCATGTCGTACTTCGCCTATTTCAATCGCGAGCGCATGAAGCGCATCCAGTCTGTACAGGAGCGCGCCGAACGTCTCGACCGGCTCGCCCGCGACGCCGAGGACGAGGCCCGTCGGCTGGCCGAACTGGCGCGCAGTCAGGAGGCCACGCGCCTGCGGCTCGAACAGGCCAAGATGCGTCGTGCCCAGGTCTTGCGCGACCTGGAGGCCACCATCACCAGCCGCGCCGAGACCCTGGAGACGCTCAAGCGCGACGCCGACTCATTGAAGCTGCTGGTCGAGCATCTGCGTCAGCATGCTCAGATCCGCGCCGAACTCGACATCCAGCGCGATCCCTTCGGCACGCTCAAGGGTCGGCTCGACTGGCCGCTCCTGGAGAATCGCGTCATCGCGTCCTTCGGCACGCGCAAGGAGTCCTCCGAGATCGACTGGGACGGGGTGCTGCTGGCGGCGCATGAGGGCGAAGAGGTGCGCGCGGTCAAGGATGGGCGCGTGATCCACGCCGACTGGCTGCGCGGCTTCGGTCTGCTGATCGTGATCGACCATGGTGACGGCTACATGACCCTCTATGGTCACAACGAGGCGCTGTTGCGCGAGGTCGGCGAATGGGTTGCGACCGGCGACCCCATCGCACTCAGCGGCAAGAGTGGCGGACGCCAGGAGCCCGTGCTCTATTTCGCCATCCGGCACAACGGACGCCCGCAGGACCCAGCGGCCTGGTGCGCGGGCCATGGCCGCTACGACCAGCGTTCCAGTCATAACTGGCCCGTCCGGTCCATGCCAGCCGAATCTGTCGAATCGACGTGA
- a CDS encoding sulfite exporter TauE/SafE family protein, whose product MEVSQPQVYFTALAVGLLGGVHCLTMCGGLVATLTLGLSPELRRDPWRMLPYQLVYNLARLTGYTVAGALFGALGTLLIALEILPAMRHLLQALAGVMMILLGLYLAGWSRGLLQAVERQGARFWQRLEPIARRVLPVRTLVQAAVIGFLWAWLPCGLVYSVLIMAMASGQALTGALVMLAFGLGTLPNLLGIALLAGAVARLVERLWVRRLAGLLVIGFGLTVFL is encoded by the coding sequence ATGGAAGTGTCACAGCCACAAGTGTACTTCACCGCTCTGGCCGTCGGGCTGTTGGGTGGTGTGCATTGTCTGACCATGTGCGGCGGGCTGGTCGCTACGCTGACACTGGGTCTGAGTCCCGAGCTACGCCGCGATCCCTGGCGGATGTTGCCTTATCAGCTCGTCTACAATCTAGCGCGCCTCACGGGCTATACGGTGGCGGGTGCGCTCTTCGGCGCCCTGGGCACGCTGCTGATCGCGCTGGAGATCCTGCCGGCGATGCGCCACCTGCTCCAGGCACTGGCGGGCGTGATGATGATCCTGCTGGGACTCTATCTGGCCGGCTGGTCCAGGGGACTGCTCCAGGCCGTCGAGCGCCAGGGTGCGCGGTTCTGGCAGCGGCTGGAACCCATCGCGCGGCGCGTCCTGCCGGTCCGAACCCTGGTACAGGCGGCCGTCATCGGCTTCCTCTGGGCCTGGCTGCCCTGTGGCCTGGTCTACAGCGTGCTCATCATGGCGATGGCCAGCGGCCAGGCGCTCACCGGGGCGCTAGTCATGCTGGCCTTCGGACTCGGCACCCTGCCGAACCTGCTCGGTATCGCGCTCCTGGCCGGCGCCGTGGCGCGTCTGGTCGAGCGCCTCTGGGTCAGGCGTCTGGCCGGACTGCTGGTGATCGGATTCGGACTGACGGTCTTCCTGTGA
- the secB gene encoding protein-export chaperone SecB has product MTEEQQTSERQFSVQRVYTKDVSFESPNAPEIFRGEWKPRHELNLNTKINQLDATVYEVVLAVTVTVKVEDKTAFLVEVQQAGIFTAQGFSEEDLGPLLGAYCPNLLFPYAREVVSDLVVKGSFPQLVLQHVNFDVLFAQHQQQAAEQAGDAKPVQH; this is encoded by the coding sequence ATGACCGAAGAGCAGCAGACCAGCGAACGTCAATTCTCCGTACAGCGCGTCTACACCAAGGACGTCTCCTTCGAGTCGCCCAATGCGCCCGAGATCTTCCGGGGCGAGTGGAAGCCGCGTCACGAGCTCAACCTCAACACCAAGATCAACCAGCTCGACGCCACCGTCTACGAGGTGGTGCTCGCGGTCACGGTGACGGTCAAGGTCGAGGACAAGACCGCCTTCCTGGTCGAGGTGCAGCAAGCCGGTATCTTCACCGCCCAGGGCTTTTCCGAGGAGGATCTCGGGCCGTTGCTCGGCGCCTACTGCCCCAACCTGCTCTTCCCCTATGCGCGCGAGGTCGTCTCGGATCTGGTGGTCAAGGGCAGCTTCCCGCAACTGGTGCTCCAGCACGTCAACTTCGACGTGCTCTTCGCCCAGCATCAGCAGCAGGCCGCCGAACAGGCCGGCGACGCCAAGCCGGTCCAGCACTGA
- a CDS encoding 4Fe-4S dicluster domain-containing protein, giving the protein MAFKIIEGCVNCWACAPLCPSQAIVAAKPHFLIDAHTCTECAGDYADPQCASICPVEGVILDGLGVPVNPPGSLTGIPPERLAAARAEIRAR; this is encoded by the coding sequence ATGGCCTTCAAGATCATCGAGGGTTGCGTCAACTGCTGGGCCTGCGCGCCACTGTGCCCGAGTCAGGCCATCGTCGCCGCCAAACCGCATTTCCTGATCGACGCGCACACGTGCACCGAGTGCGCGGGCGACTACGCCGATCCGCAGTGCGCCAGCATCTGTCCGGTCGAGGGCGTCATCCTCGACGGGTTGGGCGTGCCGGTGAATCCGCCCGGCTCACTGACCGGCATTCCACCCGAACGCCTGGCCGCCGCCAGGGCCGAGATCCGGGCGCGCTGA
- a CDS encoding DUF4124 domain-containing protein: MTIGPLPSKLLDSYRPLAVLVLLLVLGLLSPSSTAQQLYRWVDDQGEVHYTDQVPPSHADKERARLSEHGITIETQPGVPTGKARELEHRRAEAERRRVEDEQRLQRYRTVDELELARDGRIAAIEASIQAKRDDMRDETRTLIALYEEMRALQKQDEPVPLDLMSKIDASMTNIRDGYTEIVDNESRKQSVEDEFEGDIVRFRQIRRLPAPDELDWAARPERNGSTLVDCRDRVQCHTYWERAVSYVRAHSERQGEVLGPGLLIAFQQDEREIRTLTIAWTQKSADQPVQIYLDIQCRNRLTASLICVDPNVPRLREGFSAAVMGE, from the coding sequence ATGACCATCGGGCCGCTTCCATCCAAGCTGCTCGATTCATACCGGCCACTGGCGGTACTGGTACTGCTCCTGGTCCTCGGGCTTCTGTCCCCGTCCTCGACGGCCCAGCAGTTGTATCGTTGGGTCGACGATCAGGGCGAAGTCCACTATACCGATCAGGTGCCCCCATCGCATGCCGACAAGGAACGCGCCCGCCTGTCGGAGCATGGGATCACGATCGAGACCCAGCCGGGGGTACCGACCGGAAAAGCGCGCGAACTGGAGCACCGGCGGGCCGAGGCGGAGCGGCGCCGCGTCGAGGACGAACAGCGGTTGCAGCGCTACCGCACGGTCGATGAGCTGGAACTGGCCCGTGATGGCCGAATCGCGGCGATCGAGGCGAGCATCCAGGCCAAGCGCGATGACATGCGCGACGAGACCCGAACACTGATCGCCCTCTACGAAGAGATGCGGGCACTCCAGAAGCAGGACGAGCCCGTCCCGCTCGATCTGATGAGCAAGATCGACGCATCGATGACGAACATCCGTGATGGCTATACCGAGATCGTCGACAACGAATCGCGCAAGCAGAGCGTTGAGGACGAATTCGAGGGTGATATCGTGCGCTTCAGGCAGATCAGGCGTTTGCCGGCGCCGGATGAACTCGACTGGGCGGCCAGGCCGGAACGCAATGGCTCGACCCTGGTGGACTGCCGCGATCGGGTCCAGTGCCATACCTATTGGGAGCGTGCTGTCAGCTATGTCCGTGCGCATTCGGAACGCCAGGGTGAGGTTCTGGGCCCTGGGCTGCTGATCGCCTTTCAACAGGACGAGCGAGAGATTCGCACCCTGACGATCGCCTGGACGCAGAAATCGGCCGATCAGCCGGTCCAGATCTATCTGGACATCCAGTGCCGGAACCGCCTGACCGCCAGCCTGATCTGTGTCGATCCGAATGTACCCAGGCTGCGTGAAGGGTTCAGCGCGGCGGTGATGGGGGAGTGA
- a CDS encoding YveK family protein, giving the protein MSFYIKCYLSAFREHRHWTLIALVPVMLYLLVAAVRVDNFLITQDFTYSGEIRIAMSHRPVDTLTLDALLTDPDRLFLDTFALSQLQQRLEFQPQIHELPTSQGLKRLAHGSMHLSSRPDSRLRLTYTGSHVHIGETMVDFYSQLLVQRVEAGAARHSDTAAAPPSFKPVGPLTTTGVASLWSAERLPRAILVFVLSLLAVVLLIGILDLSDPSFKSERQIARYLDLPVLGSMPDARQLARHLEKTQD; this is encoded by the coding sequence ATGAGCTTCTACATCAAATGTTATCTCTCTGCCTTCCGGGAGCACAGACACTGGACACTCATTGCCCTGGTGCCCGTCATGCTCTATCTGCTCGTTGCGGCTGTGCGGGTCGACAATTTTCTGATTACCCAGGACTTCACGTATTCCGGAGAGATCCGCATCGCCATGTCCCATCGCCCGGTCGACACGCTGACGCTGGATGCGTTGCTGACCGACCCGGATCGGCTCTTTCTCGATACCTTCGCGCTCAGTCAGCTACAGCAACGACTCGAATTCCAGCCGCAGATCCATGAGCTACCGACGAGTCAGGGACTCAAGCGTCTGGCCCATGGTTCCATGCACCTGTCGAGCCGGCCTGATTCACGGCTGCGCCTGACCTATACAGGCTCCCATGTCCATATCGGCGAGACAATGGTCGATTTCTACAGCCAATTGCTCGTTCAGCGCGTCGAGGCTGGTGCGGCACGACATTCGGACACTGCCGCCGCACCACCCAGCTTCAAACCCGTTGGCCCGCTGACCACGACGGGTGTGGCAAGCCTCTGGAGCGCGGAGCGGCTGCCGCGTGCGATCCTGGTTTTCGTCCTGTCGCTGCTGGCGGTGGTGCTCCTGATCGGAATCCTGGATCTGTCCGATCCCTCGTTCAAATCCGAGCGCCAGATCGCGCGTTATCTCGACCTGCCGGTTCTCGGATCCATGCCCGATGCACGTCAACTGGCGCGTCATCTCGAAAAGACGCAAGACTGA
- a CDS encoding rhodanese-like domain-containing protein, giving the protein MSQLIEFIGNHWFLFLALIVILGLLTYNLIVGSKGSVGPLQATEMLNHREAVIIDVRPAADYARGHIINALNIPMNGFNNQLATLNKYKGRPIIVNCRSGAQSSVACAHLRKAGFEEVYNLQGGIMAWESANLPLTRKKR; this is encoded by the coding sequence ATGTCACAACTCATCGAGTTCATCGGTAATCACTGGTTCCTGTTCCTGGCCCTGATCGTGATCCTGGGCCTCCTGACCTACAATCTCATCGTCGGCAGCAAGGGCAGCGTCGGGCCGCTCCAGGCCACAGAGATGCTCAATCATCGCGAGGCGGTCATCATCGACGTGCGTCCGGCAGCGGACTATGCGCGCGGGCACATCATCAACGCCCTGAACATCCCGATGAACGGCTTCAACAATCAACTGGCGACCCTGAACAAATACAAGGGCCGGCCCATCATCGTCAATTGCCGGTCCGGCGCCCAGTCCTCGGTGGCCTGCGCGCATCTGCGCAAGGCCGGGTTCGAAGAGGTCTACAACCTCCAGGGCGGCATCATGGCCTGGGAGTCGGCCAACCTGCCCCTGACACGCAAGAAGCGCTGA
- a CDS encoding D-sedoheptulose-7-phosphate isomerase → MQNENSAPANASAAQALAERLTSRLDATLELLGRVRADEALLAATLEAATRTAESIARGGTLFICGNGGSAGEATHLSGELIGPFLDKSRRPLPAIALGFDTSATSAVANDFSFDEIFARQLAALARPGDVLWALSTSGRSPNVRRALETATGKGVLSVLLTGARHADLPPQADIVLAVPSRETPRIQEIHLVLGHFLCEVVESLSQG, encoded by the coding sequence GTGCAAAACGAAAACAGCGCTCCGGCCAACGCCTCCGCGGCCCAGGCGCTCGCAGAGCGGTTGACGAGCCGACTCGATGCCACGCTGGAGCTGCTCGGGCGTGTGCGCGCCGACGAGGCGCTGCTGGCGGCGACGCTGGAGGCCGCGACCCGAACCGCTGAGTCCATCGCACGCGGCGGGACGCTCTTCATCTGCGGCAACGGCGGCAGCGCGGGCGAGGCGACCCATCTGAGCGGCGAATTGATCGGCCCCTTCCTCGACAAGAGCCGCCGTCCGCTGCCGGCCATTGCGCTCGGTTTCGACACCAGCGCCACCTCGGCCGTCGCCAACGACTTCTCCTTCGACGAGATCTTCGCACGTCAGCTCGCCGCGCTGGCCCGTCCGGGAGATGTGCTCTGGGCGCTGTCGACCAGCGGGCGTTCACCCAATGTGCGCCGTGCCCTGGAGACAGCGACCGGCAAAGGCGTCCTGAGCGTGCTGCTGACCGGCGCCCGGCACGCGGATCTACCGCCCCAGGCCGACATCGTGCTCGCCGTTCCCTCGCGCGAGACGCCCCGCATCCAGGAGATCCATCTGGTGCTGGGGCACTTCCTGTGCGAGGTCGTCGAGTCGCTGAGCCAGGGCTGA
- the pyrE gene encoding orotate phosphoribosyltransferase, translating to MLDYQRELLDFATGIGALRFGDFTLKSGRRSPYFFNAGLFATGQRLARLARAYAHGIQSSGIEFDVLYGPAYKGIPLAAATAVLLATEHGRDTPYAFNRKEAKDHGEGGLIVGSPLAGRILIIDDVITAGTSVRESVEIIRAAGATPAGVVIALDRQERGQGERSAVQEVEDQFGLPVQSLLTMADLILYLEERGTDTALLESMRTYRADHGI from the coding sequence ATGCTCGATTATCAACGTGAACTGCTGGATTTCGCCACCGGGATCGGCGCCCTGCGCTTTGGTGACTTCACGCTCAAATCCGGTCGCCGCAGTCCTTATTTCTTCAACGCGGGTCTCTTCGCCACGGGGCAGCGGCTCGCACGGCTGGCGCGCGCCTATGCGCACGGCATCCAGTCCTCCGGGATCGAGTTCGACGTGCTCTACGGTCCGGCCTACAAAGGCATCCCGCTGGCCGCCGCCACGGCCGTGCTGCTGGCCACCGAGCATGGACGCGATACGCCCTATGCCTTCAACCGCAAGGAGGCCAAGGATCACGGCGAGGGCGGACTGATCGTCGGCTCGCCGCTCGCCGGACGCATCCTCATCATCGACGATGTCATCACGGCCGGCACCTCGGTGCGCGAATCGGTCGAGATCATCCGCGCGGCCGGCGCCACGCCGGCGGGTGTGGTCATCGCACTCGACCGCCAGGAACGCGGTCAGGGTGAGCGCTCGGCGGTGCAGGAGGTCGAGGATCAATTCGGCCTGCCGGTCCAGAGTCTGCTGACAATGGCCGATCTCATCCTCTATCTCGAAGAGCGGGGTACGGACACGGCTCTGCTGGAATCCATGCGAACCTATCGCGCGGACCACGGAATCTGA
- the nifB gene encoding nitrogenase cofactor biosynthesis protein NifB, which produces MELKVQTQGGCASSGCGSSADRLAHLPEAIRAKVNNHPCFSEDAHHHYARMHVAVAPACNIQCHYCNRKYDCANESRPGVVSELLTPDQAVKKVLAVAAAIPQMTVLGIAGPGDPLANPERTLETFRQLAEKAPDIRLCVSTNGLALPDLVDELCQYNIEHVTITINCVDPDVGAKIYPWIFWNNRRIKGRKAAEILIRRQQEGLEKLVARGVLVKVNSVLIPGVNDEHLKEVSRVVKAKGAFLHNVMPLIAEPEHGTFYGLMGQRSPTSAELTALQDACAGDMAMMRHCRQCRADAVGMLGEDRGQEFTLDKIEHLEIDYAAAMQKRAEVQAEIEARRAAPHQPAKAAFVSLASIERVRPQPKPAEPRPVLMAVATTGGGVIDQHFGHARAFRIYEASVQDVRFIGTRQVDLYCTGSDTCGEAETRLEQTIRALDGCEAVLCARIGYEPWGKLEAAGITPNGEHALEPIEEAVAAVYREWLDAGRLAPVAAASERLSA; this is translated from the coding sequence ATGGAGTTGAAGGTACAGACCCAAGGGGGTTGCGCGTCGAGCGGCTGTGGTAGCAGCGCCGACCGGCTGGCTCATCTGCCCGAGGCGATCCGCGCCAAGGTCAACAATCATCCTTGCTTCTCCGAGGACGCGCATCATCACTATGCGCGCATGCATGTCGCGGTCGCTCCAGCCTGCAACATCCAGTGTCACTACTGCAATCGCAAGTACGACTGTGCCAATGAGTCGCGGCCGGGTGTCGTCTCCGAACTCCTGACGCCGGATCAGGCGGTCAAGAAGGTGCTGGCGGTGGCGGCGGCCATCCCGCAGATGACGGTGCTCGGCATCGCCGGTCCAGGCGATCCGCTCGCCAATCCCGAGCGCACTCTGGAGACCTTCCGCCAGCTCGCCGAGAAGGCGCCCGACATCCGGCTGTGCGTCTCGACCAATGGTCTGGCCCTGCCCGATCTGGTCGACGAACTCTGTCAGTACAACATCGAGCACGTCACCATCACCATCAACTGTGTCGACCCGGACGTCGGCGCCAAGATCTATCCCTGGATCTTCTGGAACAATCGGCGCATCAAGGGACGCAAGGCCGCCGAGATCCTGATCCGGCGTCAGCAGGAGGGTCTGGAGAAGCTGGTCGCGCGCGGGGTGCTGGTCAAGGTCAACTCGGTGCTGATTCCGGGTGTGAACGATGAGCATCTCAAGGAAGTCAGCCGGGTGGTCAAAGCCAAGGGCGCCTTCCTGCACAACGTCATGCCGCTGATCGCTGAACCCGAGCATGGCACCTTCTACGGACTCATGGGCCAGCGCAGCCCGACCTCGGCCGAACTCACCGCCCTCCAGGACGCCTGCGCCGGCGACATGGCCATGATGCGCCACTGCCGTCAGTGCCGCGCCGACGCGGTCGGGATGCTGGGCGAGGATCGCGGTCAGGAGTTCACGCTCGACAAGATCGAACACCTGGAGATCGACTACGCCGCCGCCATGCAGAAGCGCGCCGAGGTCCAGGCCGAGATCGAGGCCAGGCGCGCGGCGCCACATCAGCCGGCCAAGGCGGCCTTCGTCTCGCTCGCCTCGATCGAGCGCGTCCGGCCCCAGCCGAAACCGGCCGAGCCGCGTCCGGTGCTGATGGCGGTTGCGACCACCGGCGGCGGCGTCATCGACCAGCACTTCGGTCATGCGCGCGCGTTCCGGATCTACGAAGCCTCCGTGCAGGACGTGCGCTTCATCGGGACGCGCCAGGTCGATCTCTACTGCACCGGCAGCGATACCTGCGGCGAGGCCGAGACCCGCCTGGAGCAGACCATCCGCGCACTCGACGGCTGCGAGGCGGTGCTGTGCGCGCGCATCGGCTACGAACCCTGGGGCAAGCTGGAGGCCGCCGGCATCACGCCCAACGGCGAACATGCCCTGGAACCGATCGAAGAGGCCGTCGCCGCCGTCTATCGCGAATGGCTCGACGCGGGTCGGCTGGCGCCCGTCGCCGCCGCATCCGAGCGGTTGTCGGCCTGA
- a CDS encoding tRNA (cytidine(34)-2'-O)-methyltransferase: MFEIILYEPEIPPNTGNVMRLTANLGARLHLIEPLGFSLDDRQLRRAGLDYREWADVRTHASLAACLATLEQPRLLAVSTRGRVPYVDLEFQPGDAFLFGPETRGLPESVLESVSEEHRLQIPMRPGNRSLNLSNAVAVVLYEAWRRQGFAGAAEIRA; this comes from the coding sequence ATGTTCGAGATCATCCTCTACGAGCCGGAAATTCCGCCCAATACCGGCAATGTCATGCGTCTGACCGCCAATCTCGGCGCGCGTCTGCATCTGATCGAGCCGCTCGGCTTCTCGCTCGACGACCGGCAGTTGCGGCGCGCCGGACTGGACTATCGGGAGTGGGCGGACGTGCGGACACATGCGTCACTGGCGGCCTGTCTCGCGACCCTGGAACAGCCCAGGCTGCTGGCCGTCAGCACACGCGGGCGTGTGCCCTATGTCGATCTGGAGTTCCAGCCGGGGGATGCCTTTCTGTTCGGCCCGGAGACCCGCGGGTTGCCGGAATCCGTGCTGGAGTCCGTCTCCGAAGAGCACCGTCTCCAGATCCCCATGCGTCCGGGCAACCGCAGTCTCAATCTCTCCAATGCCGTGGCCGTCGTGCTCTACGAGGCCTGGCGCCGGCAGGGATTCGCCGGCGCGGCTGAAATAAGGGCCTAG
- a CDS encoding CpsD/CapB family tyrosine-protein kinase: MFRSPPTSGRAHSNIRHGPDSGRDSTPSRSDAISRLPIERPVSCYTTHGRLHPVPPIQGSKIMSNLADRQRQALGQIAEIKRISCAIDHALQHRTPAAVLITSAQQGEGKSLFASALATSMASLGQHRVVLLDLNWYRPAVHHCFGLESNQTMSHILQADIDALVTKSQGQRPDLLLAPTDHRDHAPMNGDVFGTFKHLIERIKQAYDYVIVDSASIFPTNRMMIDPVMLSAMVDGVVLVVQAGFAPRQHVKRACTIMQAAGATMIGVTINQHRPTLAAPS, from the coding sequence ATGTTCAGATCGCCGCCAACCTCGGGCCGGGCGCATTCTAACATCAGGCACGGCCCGGACTCCGGACGGGACTCGACACCCAGCCGAAGCGACGCGATCAGCCGCCTGCCGATCGAACGCCCTGTTTCGTGCTATACCACTCATGGACGCTTGCATCCTGTACCCCCAATCCAAGGGTCGAAGATCATGAGCAATCTCGCGGACAGACAACGGCAGGCACTCGGCCAGATCGCCGAGATCAAGCGCATTTCCTGTGCGATCGATCATGCCTTGCAACACCGGACGCCAGCGGCCGTTCTGATCACGAGCGCCCAGCAGGGAGAGGGCAAGAGTCTCTTCGCCTCCGCGCTCGCGACCAGCATGGCGAGTCTGGGGCAGCATCGCGTGGTCTTGCTGGATCTCAACTGGTATCGGCCGGCGGTCCATCACTGTTTCGGCCTGGAATCGAATCAAACGATGTCACATATCCTTCAGGCCGACATCGACGCCCTCGTGACCAAGAGCCAGGGTCAGAGACCCGACCTGCTACTCGCCCCCACCGATCATCGGGATCATGCGCCGATGAACGGTGATGTCTTTGGCACCTTCAAGCACCTGATCGAACGCATCAAGCAAGCCTATGACTACGTCATCGTCGACAGTGCCTCCATTTTTCCAACCAACCGGATGATGATCGACCCCGTGATGCTCTCCGCGATGGTCGATGGTGTCGTACTGGTCGTCCAGGCTGGCTTCGCGCCGAGACAGCACGTCAAGCGTGCCTGCACGATCATGCAGGCGGCCGGTGCCACGATGATCGGTGTGACCATCAATCAACATCGCCCGACACTGGCCGCCCCGTCATGA